A region of Aquarana catesbeiana isolate 2022-GZ linkage group LG08, ASM4218655v1, whole genome shotgun sequence DNA encodes the following proteins:
- the LOC141104576 gene encoding uncharacterized protein, producing MSEMTHHRPYHVETSMDPSNPEESSDQSHPVTSDIHLHSHSADPSTPPSIPKESSLIHEGFPTGESSLSCLECGKYFKRKSELLLHLKTHTSVTFSCSECGKVFSKESKLLTHQKSHKGKNPISCSECGKHFNFKSQLLIHQRSHTGERPYLCSECGKGFSSNVYLLSHQRIHTGERPYACSECGKHFISKEKLVLHQRIHTGEQLHPCLECGKHFNFKSQLLIHQRSHTGEHPYACSECGKHFTSKAYLLLHQKLHTGKGLYSCSECGKVFTLKTNLLRHQRTHTGERPFSCSECGKSFSSKEYLVLHQRVHTSEQLHSCLECGKRFSLKSQLLIHQRSHTGEHPYACSECGKHFTSKAYLLLHQKLHTGEGLYSCSECGKVFTFKTNLLRHKRTHTGERPFSCSECGKSFSSKEYLVLHQKLHTGEGLYSCSECGKVFTFKTNLLRHKRTHTGERPFSCSECGKSFSSKEYLVLHQRIHTGEQLHSCLECGKRFSLKSQLLKHQRSHTGEHPYACLECGKCFSSKAYLLLHQKNHTDKHSYSGSECGKRFSDEVTLNKRQRERPYSCSECGKCFTWKGHLHNHQKTHTGQRPYSCSECGKSFAEISSLHRHHRVHTRDYAFSCSKCGKGFTTKENLLVHQSSHAGERPFSCSECGKCFNKKRTLIIHQRSHTGERPCSCPECGKCFTHKGHFRNHQKTHTGEKPYSCSECGKAFADTGNLRRHQVLHTGAYPFSCSECGKGYIEKAALLSHHLLHTGERPYSCPECGKFFRYKGNLVRHQKTHTGERDYSCSECGKRFTQKRHLISHQRIHTGERPYSCLECGKRFAQKGHLISHQRSHTGERPYSCLECGKCFSQKGKLLIHHKTHEGKRP from the coding sequence ATGAGTGAAATGACACACCACAGACCATATCATgtggagacatcaatggatccctctaatcctgaggaatcttctgaccaATCACATCCTGTTACTTCAGATATCCATCTCCATTCTCACAGTGCAGATCCATCAACACCTCCATCTATACCCAAGGAGTCTTCTCTAATCCATGAAGGATTTCCCACAGGAGAGAGTTCATTATCTTGTTtggagtgcgggaaatattttaaGAGGAAATCTGAACTTCTTCTACATCTCAAAACTCACACCAGTGTgaccttttcatgttcagagtgcgggaaagttTTCTCTAAGGAAAGCAAACTTCTTACACACCAGAAAAGTCACAAGGGTAAGAATCCtatttcctgttcagagtgcgggaaacacTTCAATTTCAAGTCACAGCTTCttatacaccagagaagtcacacaggtgagcgtccatatttatgctcagagtgcgggaaaggtttctctAGCAATGTATACCTCCTttcacaccagagaattcacacaggtgagcgcccctatgcctgttcagagtgcgggaaacatTTCATCAGCAAAGAAAAACTCGttttacaccagagaattcacacaggtgagcagctGCATccgtgtttagagtgcgggaaacaCTTTAATTTCAAATCACAGCTTCTTATACACCAGAGGAGTCACACAGGTGAGCACCCCTatgcatgttcagagtgcgggaaacatTTCACTAGCAAAGCTTACCTTCTTTTACACCAGAAACTTCACACAGGTAAGGGCctgtattcatgttcagagtgcgggaaagttTTCACTCTTAAAACAAAtcttcttagacaccagagaactcacacaggtgaacggccattttcatgttcagagtgcgggaaaagtttcagtAGCAAAGAATACCTCGTtttacaccagagagttcacacaagTGAGCAGCTGCATtcgtgtttagagtgcgggaaacgCTTCAGTTTGAAATCACAGCTTCTTATACACCAGAGGAGTCACACAGGTGAGCACCCCTAtgcgtgttcagagtgcgggaaacatTTCACTAGCAAAGCTTACCTTCTTTTACACCAGAAACTTCACACAGGTGAGGGCctgtattcatgttcagagtgcgggaaagttTTCACTTTTAAAACAAATCTTCTTAGACAcaaaagaactcacacaggtgaacggccattttcatgttcagagtgcgggaaaagtttcagtAGCAAAGAATACCTCGTTTTACACCAGAAACTTCACACAGGTGAGGGCCTGtattcttgttcagagtgcgggaaagttTTCACTTTTAAAACAAATCTTCTTAGACAcaagagaactcacacaggtgaacggccattttcatgttcagagtgcgggaaaagtttcagtAGCAAAGAATACCTCGttttacaccagagaattcacacaggtgagcagctGCATtcctgtttagagtgcgggaaacgCTTCAGTTTGAAATCACAGcttcttaaacaccagagaagtcacacaggtgagcacCCCTATgcgtgtttagagtgcgggaaatgtttcagtaGCAAAGCTTACCTTCTTTTACACCAGAAAAATCACACTGACAAGCATTCGTATTCAGGTTCAGAGTGTGGGAAGCGTTTTTCTGATGAAGTAACACTTAATAAACGCCAGAGAGAGCGtccgtattcatgttcagagtgcgggaagtgtttcacttGGAAAGGACACTTACATAATCACCAGAAAACTCACACAGGTCAGCGTCCTTACtcgtgctcagagtgcgggaaatcttttgctGAAATTTCAAGCCTTCATAGACACCATAGGGTGCACACCCGTGACTATGCATTCTCATGTTCcaagtgcgggaaaggtttcactaCGAAAGAAAATCTTCTTGTACACCAGAGCAGTCACGCCGGGGAGCGAcctttttcctgttcagagtgcgggaaatgttttaacaaaaaaagaacacttattatacaccagagaagtcacacaggagaGCGTCCGTGTTCATgtccggagtgcgggaaatgtttcactcataaGGGACACTTTCGTAATCACCAGaaaactcacacaggtgagaaaccttattcgtgttcagagtgcgggaaagcttTTGCTGACACAGGCAATCTTCGTAGGCACCAGGTACTTCACACAGGAGCGTATccattctcatgttcagagtgcgggaaaggttatATTGAAAAAGCGGCCCTTCTTTCACACCATCTCCTTCACACTGGTGAGCGGCCTTattcatgtccagagtgcgggaaatttttTAGGTACAAAGGAAACCTTGTTAGACATCAGAAAACTCACACGGGTGAGCGCgattattcatgttcagagtgcgggaaacgtttcacTCAGAAAAGACACTTGATttcacaccagaggattcacacgggtgagcgtccttattcatgtttagagtgcgggaaacgtttcgcTCAGAAAGGACACTTGATTTCACACCAGAGgagtcacacgggcgagcgtccttattcatgtttagagtgcgggaaatgtttctctcaGAAAGGAAAGCTTCTTATACACCATAAAACTCACGAAGGGAAGCGTCCTTga